The Triticum aestivum cultivar Chinese Spring chromosome 3A, IWGSC CS RefSeq v2.1, whole genome shotgun sequence genome includes a region encoding these proteins:
- the LOC123059519 gene encoding uncharacterized protein, with product MADEPQPEPQLVTPLVFEATRPLCAPLQQGLDDVPVLQFKVAAVDLLDAYVEVFKSMARRARDIAAALYCNKPITPLPNPHNRQRQTSSAASSSTSRKKDKAKKAKPSEEELDDYEDVKKWGHSHFIIEMYYEHEATGYNYDGMMVQLLICDYNGYLVGIRRVACDQWSKWYYCSDDFSLPFFLKDGAEKLPIEGDHKKRALLGGFSTFLHIFEKLGYYPDNGDNVEMEKAFLAAVLVFCEARRFVWIFM from the exons ATGGCTGACGAGCCCCAGCCCGAGCCACAGCTGGTGACGCCTCTGGTATTTGAAGCAACCAGACCGTTGTGCGCACCTCTGCAGCAAGGTCTCGAT GACGTCCCTGTTCTGCAATTCAAAGTAGCAGCAGTGGATCTACTGGATGCTTATGTGGAAGTTTTTAAATCTATGGCCCGACGAGCCAGAGACATAGCAGCCGCCCTCTACTGCAACAAGCCTATAACTCCCCTTCCCAACCCACACAATCGGCAAAGACAAacttcttctgctgcttcttcttccACCTCAAGAAAGAAAGATAAAGCAAAGAAAGCAAAGCCATCGGAGGAGGAGCTTGATGATTATGAAGATGTGAAGAAATGGGGTCACAGCCACTTCATCATAGAGATGTATTACGAGCATGAGGCCACGGGTTACAACTACGATGGAATGATGGTTCAACTTCTCATATGTGACTACAATGGCTACCTGGTTGGTATCAGAAGAGTTGCATGTGATCAATGGTCCAAGTGGTACTATTGCAGTGATGACTTTTCCCTTCCATTCTTTCTCAAAGATGGCGCAGAGAAGCTCCCAATAGAAGGTGATCATAAGAAAAG GGCGCTTCTTGGTGGGTTCTCCACTTTCCTCCACATCTTCGAGAAACTTGGCTACTACCCTGATAATGGAGACAACGTGGAAATGGAGAAGGCATTCCTAGCAGCTGTGTTGGTATTTTGCGAGGCAAGGCGGTTCGTGTGGATATTCATGTAA